From one Culex quinquefasciatus strain JHB chromosome 3, VPISU_Cqui_1.0_pri_paternal, whole genome shotgun sequence genomic stretch:
- the LOC119769094 gene encoding uncharacterized protein LOC119769094 has translation MTKTEEEQAAAGQVETVTVPRLNPPSMADSNIESYFMSLDFWFAASGITAQHDNRKFNIVMAQVPPNKLTELRGILEAVPEVGKYTYIKAKLIEYFADSQQRRLQRVLSDMPLGDMKPSLLFNEMKRVAGTSLSDAVLLDLWGSRLPPHAQAAVIASTGDAANKCAIADAIVDSMGLRNISAIASNSPRVAPGSTDAPAVSSIAAMQGEIAELSRKLEQVLRFRNLRGESRSRSRSRRSYGPRERDSADGPCWYHRTYGNDAERCRKPCTFGQSSSPRLQ, from the coding sequence ATGACGAAAACCGAGGAAGAGCAGGCCGCCGCCGGCCAGGTGGAGACGGTTACCGTTCCGCGACTCAACCCGCCAAGCATGGCTGACTCGAACATCGAATCGTACTTCATGTCGCTAGATTTCTGGTTCGCGGCATCCGGAATTACGGCTCAACATGATAACCGGAAGTTCAACATTGTCATGGCACAGGTCCCCCCGAACAAGCTGACCGAATTGCGTGGTATCCTCGAAGCGGTGCCGGAGGTGGGCAAGTACACCTACATCAAGGCGAAGCTGATCGAGTACTTCGCCGACAGCCAACAGCGACGCTTACAACGTGTGCTCTCCGACATGCCGTTGGGAGATATGAAGCCCAGTCTTCTGTTCAATGAGATGAAGCGGGTTGCCGGAACCTCGCTGAGTGATGCTGTCCTGCTGGATCTTTGGGGATCGAGATTACCACCACACGCACAAGCGGCAGTCATCGCTTCAACAGGAGACGCAGCGAACAAGTGTGCCATCGCGGACGCCATTGTGGACTCGATGGGTTTGCGAAACATTTCCGCCATCGCGTCCAATTCTCCACGTGTTGCGCCGGGTTCTACGGATGCGCCAGCTGTAAGCAGTATTGCGGCAATGCAGGGTGAGATTGCAGAGTTGTCCCGAAAGCTGGAACAGGTCCTGCGCTTCCGAAATCTCCGAGGCGAATCGCGGTCCCGTAGCCGTTCTAGGCGCAGCTACGGACCGCGCGAGCGTGACTCGGCCGACGGACCGTGTTGGTACCACCGCACGTATGGGAACGATGCGGAACGATGTCGAAAGCCCTGCACCTTCGGGCAATCATCGTCGCCGCGCCTCCAATAA